A section of the Verrucomicrobiales bacterium genome encodes:
- a CDS encoding divalent-cation tolerance protein CutA translates to MRTAAQFSMVWVTAPDRKTARRLAQAALSARLVACANLVPGIESHYWWQGKLTRSQEVLIVFKTSRTSVKALEALVLELHPYDTPEVIEVGLSRGTLRYLDWIADSVSSRPSRRARSRS, encoded by the coding sequence ATGCGCACCGCCGCTCAGTTTTCGATGGTGTGGGTCACAGCGCCTGATCGGAAGACGGCTCGTCGCTTGGCTCAGGCCGCTCTCTCGGCTCGCCTGGTTGCGTGCGCCAATCTCGTGCCTGGCATCGAGTCGCACTACTGGTGGCAGGGTAAGCTGACCCGATCCCAAGAGGTATTGATCGTATTTAAGACCTCCCGCACTTCAGTGAAGGCTCTAGAGGCTCTGGTTCTCGAGCTGCACCCGTACGACACTCCCGAAGTCATCGAGGTGGGCTTGTCTCGCGGAACACTTCGCTACCTGGATTGGATCGCCGATAGTGTGTCGAGCCGACCGTCGCGCCGAGCTCGCTCCCGTTCATGA